One region of Pygocentrus nattereri isolate fPygNat1 chromosome 14, fPygNat1.pri, whole genome shotgun sequence genomic DNA includes:
- the tmem128 gene encoding transmembrane protein 128 — translation MEGPLAESEILTLRNRFKRDAELLLQAVSEEDEKSKEAESKPLPRINRHSVFWILASVGLTYYVDFFNVILENSDIKSWWFNVGLVLLAVSLGLAAFCIVYLEWFRGIKQYDQEYPAIPPITTAAFIAASCSFNIALWPVWSFLTPVILFTQFMGVVMLISLLG, via the exons ATGGAAGGTCCACTCGCAGAAAGCGAGATTCTTACTTTGAGAAACCGGTTTAAAAGAGATGCTGAACTGCTTTTACAAGCCGTGTCGGAGGAGGACGAGAAGA GTAAGGAAGCAGAGTCTAAACCTCTGCCCCGCATTAACCGACACTCAGTCTTCTGGATCCTGGCCTCTGTGGGTTTGACCTACTACGTAGATTTCTTCAACGTCATTCTAGAAAACAGTGATATTAAAAG CTGGTGGTTTAATGTGGGCCTGGTGCTCCTAGCTGTGAGTCTGGGCCTGGCAGCGTTCTGTATCGTGTATCTGGAGTGGTTCAGAGGGATCAAACAATATGATCAGGAATACCCTGCTATTCCACCAATCACCACTGCAGCCTTCATCGCTGCCTCCTGCAG ttttaacatTGCACTGTGGCCTGTGTGGTCCTTCCTGACTCCAGTGATTCTCTTCACTCAGTTCATGGGAGTGGTAATGCTCATCTCTCTGCTAGGATGA
- the otop1 gene encoding proton channel OTOP1: MVEHSSLDTMFLSKYCPHSSSSSSSSSSSSTSSSDREKRLLRALRGSLAKKYPQKSGEVLSAQYGINLLLVGVALMLALAYRGPSASEETVLSFLTALMLVQLIWMVCYMVRRERRRSVPPERDAQAATSWIRGGLTMLALLSLIMDAFRIGSFVGYQACVSIMLGVYPVVHALHTVSQVHFLWFHIKDVIKRYETCERFGVIHAVFTNLLLWSNGVMTEAEHALNDHKRRLSALGYFNFTVEPEEPTCNCTTSACSIFSSSLYYLCPFNIEYHIFVSALLFVMWKNIGRTLDHQTNQKRVPAGGSCLLIGPVLGLLALASSITVLIIYIIHVEESVEAREAAISMFYCFGIVILACMSVAGALGLLIYRVEDWPMDTTPNPARTLDAKLLLGSSVGSWLLCWCSVVAVGGAQSYPSYRWSNLAYALLLVLEKCVQNLFVIESLYRRRREPGECHAHSTTAHEIFSVTASMAPPYDGIVNHAFESPDKHQDVLESSKTDKHTYDKKTKDVSLAVGHGAQDTPSRKRQVLKNVAIFLFMCNISLWILPAFGCRPQFDNGLEEASFGFSIWSTVLNFALPMSLFYRMHSVASLFEVFRKI; the protein is encoded by the exons ATGGTGGAACACAGCAGCCTGGACACGATGTTCCTCAGCAAGTACTGTCCCCACTCATCATCCtcttcgtcctcctcctcctcctcttccaccTCCTCCTCTGACAGGGAGAAGAGGCTGCTCCGCGCGCTTCGCGGCAGCCTGGCTAAGAAGTACCCGCAGAAGAGCGGCGAGGTGCTGAGCGCACAGTACGGCATCAACCTGCTGCTCGTGGGTGTCGCCCTCATGCTCGCGCTGGCCTACCGAGGCCCATCCGCGAGCGAGGAGACCGTGCTGTCCTTCCTCACTGCCCTCATGCTGGTCCAGCTCATCTGGATGGTCTGCTACATGGTGCGGAGAGAACGGAGGCGCAGCGTGCCACCGGAGAGAGACGCGCAAGCGGCTACGAGCTGGATACGAG GTGGCCTCACCATGCTGGCACTGCTCTCACTCATCATGGACGCTTTCCGCATTGGCAGCTTTGTTGGGTATCAGGCCTGTGTGTCCATCATGCTGGGGGTCTACCCGGTGGTGCATGCGCTTCACACCGTGTCACAG GTGCACTTTCTCTGGTTCCACATCAAAGATGTCATCAAGAGATATGAGACATGTGAAAG GTTTGGTGTGATCCATGCCGTGTTCACCAACCTTCTGCTCTGGAGTAACGGAGTGATGACTGAGGCAGAACATGCTCTTAATGACCACAAGAGACGACTGTCAGCCCTTGGATATTTCAACTTCACTGTAG AACCTGAGGAACCCACTTGTAACTGTACAACAAGTGCCTGCTCCATATTCAGCAGCAGCCTGTATTACCTCTGCCCCTTCAACATTGAATACCACATCTTCGTCTCAGCTCTCCTCTTTGTCATGTGGAAAAACATCGGTCGCACCTTGGACCACCAGACCAACCAGAAGCGTGTACCAGCAGGTGGCTCATGTCTGCTGATAGGGCCTGTACTGGGCCTTCTTGCTCTGGCCAGCTCCATCACTGTCTTGATCATTTACATCATCCACGTGGAGGAGTCAGTGGAAGCCCGTGAAGCAGCCATCtccatgttctattgctttggCATCGTGATCCTGGCATGCATGAGTGTGGCTGGTGCCTTGGGGCTTCTGATCTACCGTGTTGAAGACTGGCCTATGGACACGACACCCAACCCAGCCCGGACACTTGATGCCAAGCTGCTGCTTGGTTCATCTGTGGGCTCGTGGCTCTTGTGCTGGTGCAGTGTGGTGGCAGTGGGCGGGGCTCAGAGTTACCCCTCTTACCGTTGGAGCAATCTAGCCTATGCACTGTTGTTGGTCTTGGAGAAGTGTGTACAGAACCTCTTCGTCATCGAGTCCCTGTATCGCAGACGCCGTGAGCCAGGAGAATGTCATGCCCACAGCACGACTGCCCATGAGATCTTCTCAGTCACGGCATCCATGGCACCTCCATATGATGGCATCGTAAACCATGCATTCGAAAGTCCAGATAAACACCAGGATGTGCTAGAGAGCAGCAAGACTGACAAGCACACATATGACAAGAAAACCAAAGATGTGTCACTTGCTGTTGGACACGGAGCCCAGGACACACCCAGCAGGAAGAGGCAGGTCCTGAAAAATGTCGCCATCTTCCTGTTCATGTGCAACATTTCG CTGTGGATCTTGCCTGCATTTGGCTGTCGGCCACAGTTCGATAATGGCCTGGAGGAGGCGTCATTTGGATTCTCCATCTGGAGCACAGTGCTGAACTTTGCCCTTCCCATGAGCCTCTTCTATCGCATGCACTCTGTGGCCTCTCTCTTCGAGGTCTTCCGTAAGATCTAA